CCAGCTCGGCTCCAGAGAGCGACCATAATATCTTGCTTTTCACATTCCCATCATATCATGAACAAGCATGGATCTCAATGCCAATTGTAAGCACCATGCCTAatcttagaatggttacagcacaggaggccattcggcccattgagtccatgctggctctatgattctataaccaacACCAGCTATGCTCTCCAAGCAGTCTGTGATCTATCATCTGCATTTAAAACTGCCATTAAATTTTTTATGGCCCTGAACTATCAAGCTCTTCCAAGCTTGCAATATGATAACTACATATAATGCTTTTCCAATAGAAAACATACACTTACATTCGTCCAGTCCTAGCTGGTAAGCAAGATTCTGCAGTCCTCGTACCTTCTCCATTAAGTTAGCGGTAGTAAGACTTCCCAACTCTGTGATAAAGAACACATTTTACTAGAATACATTATATAGAACCATGATGGCAAACCTGCATCATGTTTGTCCAAAGTGGCAAGTGGGAGAAAAGTGCAAATACAGAACTTAGCATGAGACCTAAAGCACAATTGTATTTAAATTTCATTTCAAAACCAATGCAACTTTTGAGATGTGTATGTCACATTTCTGATAGCACAACAACAGAACATTCTTTAAAGAAAACTATTCAAaaggaaagactatctgtaatcaccaggtattgttctgtgatttataaatgcgaagggttcgaggatttcacttccacattcacctgaggaaggaggaagcctccgaaagcttgtgaatttcaaataaaattgttggactataacttggtgttgtaaaattgtttacaatattcaaAAGGAAGTAAAGTCCGTCATTTCCATCTGGTTTTTATGATCTTCTAGTAcaaaacatcctaaggcattTTACAATGGAGAAACAGACTCTAAACAGTCGTGGAAAACTTAAGACAAAAAGTGGTTGAAAAGATAGGTTTATGCAGGCTTTTaaaatggggtggggaggggaagccCCGCActacaatttgcatatttaaggagaaTTGAAAAATTGTGGCAAGAGCCTTTGCCATCTCCTCTCTCACTTCCTTCCAGCCTAGGGTGCATGTCATCAGGGCTCAAAGACTTATCCACTTTGACTTAtgctaatttttaaaaaggatcaATTTCCTCTCTACAGTTAGATCTATCAGTTGTTACCTATCTCTCTCAAGTACACCTATGTTCTCCCTGTGTAAAAACAGATACTAAATATTGAATTAATATCTTCGTCATTATCTGAGTGGGCCAACCTTCTATTTAACTAACCTTTTCCTTTCTATTCGCTTATAAAAGCccttttatattatctgctagTCTTTTTAATATATTCCTTTTCACCTCCCTACTACACTTTCTATATTCTTTGTGATTATCTTTAGTATTCTTAGCTCTAACTTTATCATATGCCTCCCTTTTAAGTTTTAATTTCTAGGTCTATATCCAAATATAGGTAGAAAGACAAACCTACatcacaacaatgactatacttcaaaaaaagtacttcattggctgtaaagcgctttgggacgccctcaggtcgtgaaaggcgcaatataaatgcaagtctttctttctttgtagcTCCAATCTATAACACCATGCATTACTGCTCCAAGGCTCTGTCGCAAAACCACCCTAGATTGTACAGCAACTAATTAATGCAGAGTTTAAACACAGTAAATACCTTTCAGCATGTCAATATCATCTTTCTCGAGTTCTGCCATCCATTTGGGTGGAGAGCTGGTAATAGGctacaaaaaaaatagaaattagtCTTTTACATTTATCTTCTATTAAAGCTGTTTAGGGGAATGGGTGGCACACTgcattttcacctctgggattgaACTCAGAATAGACAGATGAAAACTTTCTTACTGGGCATGACATGGTGAGATTCATGAAGGGGAGAAAACACCTAAAACTTCATAGAAGAAGAGGGAGATCGAAGCAGTGTTACAGAGCTATTCACCTTTCTGGTATTATCTACAAGGGATATTCAAATTGACATATATGAAAAAAGAAAATACATCCTATCTATATTTACCCACTAGtaagtttcatttttttaaacttgtttttGGCAAAGTTTAATTTCAATTGAATAAAAAATGCACATCTAAGCACTAGAAACTATAGAATCTGGAATGTCTCATAGTATCTGGAATATCTCAAGACTGAGATTTTACTGTTTGAACAGGAGCCAAGCATTGTACAAGCTGTCTACAATTATggaggtgaaattcctcctgTCAATAACTTTAGCAAACAGGAAATCCAATTTTGTACAAAACTATTAATTGgaagaattccccccccccctccactgttTTGGTTTCAAATGGTACGACACTATGATAAGAGACTAGCATCACTAACTACATTACATCTAGTAATTTATCAGGGCATCAGATTGCACAAATATACTTACACTTTTAAAAGATGCTGCAAATTCCGCTACCCCCGGCACTGAAAGAGACAATGAGATAAAAATACATTTCTTTGTgtgaaattttatttttatataaatgtgAGAAGTGTCAGGACTGAAGAACAGAACACATTTCCATTTTGGGGATTCCTAAGGCAGGTATTACACAGGATAAAGGCAGTAAATCTCTCTTCACTCTGTTCCAAAATTGTGCCCCAATATCAGGACACCTCTTTTCTGTACTAGTGTGAATTTTTCCAGAGTCTCACACCAACTATCCTCGCCGCTAAATGAAACCACCAAATTAGGTCCACCTTTGCACACTAGGAACTGGTTTTGGACCTCCCAAACTTATTTCACAGAGACCCTTACAACCAGCTGAGGCAGGAGACTTTTATCACATCAGTCTGGGCTCAAATCTCGGTGCAAGAATAGTATACTAACCTATTCACCACATCTCTATGGAACTGCACTTGAACAACAGTACACTTTATACACTATTAAGTTTATCTTACAGTTACCTCCCTATATTGCTGACAAAATAAACGTAAGGCAAATATTTCTGTTCATACCAACTTTTCATCCAAAGTGGCGGCATACATTTTATAGCCTTTTTATAGGTCTCTACTGTAATTTGTAGCAAGTTAAGAAACATTTTTTGCTGCATTGCACCCCTACAACTCTCTATGACTGTTCAACCCCATAGTGCTGCTGTGGGATGAACCATTTACTCGCTGTGGCTCTCAAGCATGGAACATTCTGCTCACTCCATAGGTGATGCACTGTTTACTTCATGTGATGCTCCTGTGGGATGCCATAGTTAATCCATATGGGGCTCCTGTGTGGTGCATTGTTGGCTCCATTACCTTCTGCAATGAATTGCTCAGTCTGAGCTAACCATTTCATATCTATAAGCATCAGAAGTATTCTACAGGTTTTCAAATCATTACAATAGGGTCTTACTTTGTTCTGGCCATAAATCTGGTGAAGCTCGATCTAGTTTCTCAAAGCTCAGCAAAGACTGCTCCAAATCTGTACCTGATGACATAGAAACAGAACAGAAATAAATAAGAGGCCAGAAAGATTCAAGTCATATACTATACTAGACACACTTTGGTGGCCCAGTGGCATTAATATACTGACTGTAAAACAGTAGTGGAATAATGTATTCTCCACTATCATTTTGGCTCTGGAGGAGAGACAAATCAGACAAGGAGTTAACACACTCAAACTGTCACATCTAGGATTTGAAACCATAGAGTCCTTTCAGAATCCCATACCCAATTTTCAGAACTCCAATACTGCATTTAAGTGGAGAAAACATGAGTGCTGTAATAACACTTTATCCCTTGAGGTCTATAGCAAACTTTGTAAATACAAGTGAATCTCTCATAGCCTTACTCTGTCTTATAGCTGTGTTTGTTGTCAGAGAGGGTACAGCGCCACCTCTGGAGGAAGAAAGAATAACAGGAATTACCACCACAGCATTACCCATTCAGGTCAACGTATTGGGGGAGTGACAGGTTACCAATTCAAGGATTTTCAATAAATTGCCTGTGACGATGCTCACAGTCAACTTATGAAGTTAAGTTTTTTTTATACATAAGATGGTGACAGACAGACTTCAGAAACTTGGCCCACACCACAAACTACTGGCTACAACAACGTTGTTACAGGCAATTTAAATATTTAGATGGACAATTTCAATGTTAAACATTGACTTAAAAGCATGGCCAACACAGGAAGTTGGACAGAAGTGTGCATATACAccagatttttaataatatactAGTCGATCGACCAATGGCAATGCACAAAGGGAGTCAAgtgcataggaacgtaggaacaggagtaggctattcagccccttgagcttgttccgccagtcaattagatcacggctgatctgtatcttaactccatttacccgctttggttccatatcccttaatacccttgagtaacaaaaatctttcaatctcagttttgaaattttcaattgatccctagcctcaacatctttttcagggaagacagttccagatttccactactctttgtgtgaaaaagtgcatcctgatatcagccatggtcttcaggtgaagtggggttaaatGGCAGCAGTTAAATGGACCAGGgtgtgcagatgtaattcagtacCCATTTAAAAGGTcttgcattctgtccttatttctgTTCCATTATTACTTCCTATGTCCATTTAGCATCTCCATTAGAGGAAGCATGTAATTACATCGTGACAAATTTGCATagtcagtttccattataaatgtggacataggaatttataatggaaaaagttaacaGAAAGTGTGTACAGCAcaattttaatattaatatattaGTCAATCTCTCATGGCATTGCATACAGGGAGTCAAGGCCAAGCataatcttcaggtgaagcagggttaaagGGCAGAGGCTTGCTGTCGAGCAGCAAAAAACAGAGCCAATAAGATTATGAACTACATAGCCAGaagagtagaatacaagtcagatgaGCTAATGATCAAACTTTAGagtgctctggttagaccgcatcttgaatactgcatccagttctgattGCCAAGAAATAAGACAGACAGACAATTAAGTGCTGGAGgctgtgcagagaagagccacaaggcttgATCCCCAGCGTCAAGAGTCTGAGTTACAAGGAAAGGCTGGAGAAGCTTGGGATTTTCAGCATAGCAGTCTGAGAGTTGATCTTTTGGGTTATGTAAGATTGTATTGCAAAAGTTAATCcctaatattactttaaattaaactgctgtAATAGAATCAGTGGTCATGGATTCAAACTGGTCATTttacagggccacggggataggggtgggactagctggattgctcttgcatagagccggtgcggactcaatgggccgaatggcctccttctgtgctgtaacctttctatggttctatgattttggaaggaaaaatgaggagacacaatataaactaaatggtacaattttaaaggaggtacaagaacagaaagacctgggggttcacatacacaagtctttgaaggtggtaggacaagttgataaagctgttaaaaagccaGTATCAAACTggatcattggctttataaatagaggcatagagtacaaaaacaaggaagttatgctaaacatttataactcactggttagacctcagctacagtagtattgtgtccaattctgggcaccaaactttaggaaggatggcaaggccttggagagggtacagagaggatttaccagaatggtaccaggaatgatgcacttcagctatgtggagagactagagaagctgggattgttctccttagagcagagcagagatttaatagaggtgtttaaaattgtgaggggttttgatagagtagatagggagaaactgtttccactagcaggagggtcagtaaccagaggacccagatttatgataattggcaaaaaagccagggggaagaGATGAGAATGTTTTCTACACagtgtgttgttatgatctggaatgcactgctagaaagggtggtggaagcagattcaaggaaaaatgtgtagggctacggggaaggagcaggggagtgggactaattggagaactctttcaaagagccggcacaggcacgatgggccgaatggcctcctttatgCTGTATGAATCTGATTTTAAGACCACCgcgaaattcttcttcacacaaagagtgatcatgtggaataattgtaaacaattttacaacaccaagttatagtccagcaattttattttaaattcacaagctttcggaggcttcccccttcgtcaggtgaacgaagggggaagcctccgaaggcttgtgaatttaaaataaaattgctggactataacttggtgttgtaaaattgtttacaattgtcaaccccagtccatcaccggcatctccacatcatgtggaaTAAGGTAGTGCAGGCGAaaaccctggaataatttaagaaacaattagattctACAATGggaatgaggtggggggggggggggaagaaagagagagagtggagttaagagccctctggatggatgaattaagatgtgtCTAATGACCTTCTACACGCATAATAATATTGTAATCCCTTTGAAAGACGAAAAATAGACCTGTCAATTTTCAACAACAATATCACTTTAGTTTGAAATTATAACCTACTTCGAAATAAATCACTCGGGGTGGAGGGAAATAACACTGCTGCATATATTTAATTAAGTTTTAACCCGCTCTTTCCCAGTGATCGACCTCACTCCTAAACACAGTGACAGCTCCGATCAAGGCTGAGGGGGGCGGTTGCTGTGGTTACCCGCGAACATCctaaaagaattttttttgttaAGAAAAACACAACCCatgaaaaaaaaataacatttttttctttttccctgtCCCCCCCTTCTGAAACGATGAAGCAGCCCGATCGCAGCGAGGGGTGTCCGCTACCTCagccactcgctctctctcattcactcactcttcTCTCTCAGAAGCAAATTAGAATTTACCCGCACTCGGCGACGCCATCTTCCCAGCACCGTCACCTGACCAACACGTCATCAGAGGAAAACGCAATGACATAATTTTTTCAAATGAAGCTATTAtttcaatctttttttaaaaatgcgagGTGCGCGAAAAGAtgatatttcttttttttttcattttttttttcgtaTAACGACATAACGGTGCCAATCGAAGTCTCGCGAGACCTGGAGCTGCTCCTCTATTTTGTTTCGGGGCGGGATGATAACGAGAAGATGGACATTCGAGTTAGCCAATCAAATCGACGCATCGACGGACGGCGGCACACCACGTGATGCGAAAATGCGCCAATCAGCATCGAGAGGATCGgcagccccgccccccccccgggaaGGGCGGGCTCTAGTTATCTTGTGGAGTCCGTTTTACTGCTGTTGATCGTCACCCTGATTGAGTCAAGTTTGATCTGCAGCCCTTGGGCTTCAGAATGGCAGCAATCCTTAGAACAGCTTTCAAGCACAAGGTAAACTAGTGGGATAGGTTGGGATGGGGAAATGAACGGCACTTGTGACTGACTTTCTCTTCAGTGTGTAGAATGTTCCAGTCCCACACTCGGAACCGACGTCGCTTTTGCAacccagtttttaaaaatatatatatatatatatatatgtaaatataTAGTCTTCTGTGCAAAAATATTCGCTACACGCCTTATTAAATTGTTTGTAAGCCTTGTATTTTTGCATTGGGAAATGTTATTAGTTAGCACGTTTTTTTTTTATCTTCACctttccctccccccgcctctcccaccCAATGCAGAAAAACAAACTTATTCTATTTATATATTGTGCAGTGACGATTTATTTCACTCTGCAAAACTGCAGAAAATTATAATGCATCAATTTGTTCGATGCCCCCTCTTTATTCCTTCCTTTGCCCTCTACGAGGGATAAAGTCGCCATTTATATGTGTGCAGAGTTTTTATGTCTGAGGCTTGACGACCCGTCGAAGTGTCTTAGTTTCCAGCCACTTCGCTTTGTTGTTGTGCCTGTGTCTTTAATGATCAGAATATTAATTTCAGTAGATTTGCAATCGGTCGTTGCTTTCATGAAATAAAAGTCCAATAATCTGATTTTTGGCTGTACTGTGATTTTTAACATGTTGCTTTCTGAGGCTGGAGATTTTTACCTCAAAAGACGTCACCCATTTCTCTTAACTACAAACTTCCTAATTCTAATGTTTGCTGTCCAGCAATACTGTTTGATGCCTCTTTTTTTTTGTCCCTCCTGTAGTTTGCGCTAGGCTTATCCGAAAGAAAAAGCAGATAAATGACCTTTTGCAATAATTCTTACTTCCAGCGCGTGCTGCTTTCTGTACATTGCATATCCCTGGAAACTGTCCCGTGGGTCAACTTTAGTGGGCGGCTTCCAGAGCGCTCTACTAATTGGCTCAAACATGCTGGAAGGAGTTGTCCTTGGGTCACCGTGCTGTACAACATCTTTTTAGTTCCTCTTTTACCCCACCTCATCCTCTGGGAATTTTTGGAATAGTTTCAGGAATCTCACTCTCAatcaaattgtgttttttttaggttggggggggggggtgggaaagagtgAGCATTTACCTTAATTCTGACATGTTGCTTTTATTTCTAAATGATTGTAATGCAATAAAACAAAATTTtgactcacttttttttttaaagtcatcaACTTCAAAACTGGCTAGCTTATAACCTGAATAAAGTGCCAACATTTTGGATCCCCTGAAATCTAAAACGTCAGCTTTGTAAAATCCTGTAGTTCAGTCTGCCTCTTTTTGTCAAGTCTGGCTGGGACAAAAATTATGGGTCAAGTTATGATGCTTGCTGTGCTGCTGATGAAAATGAATTCAAAAACTTTTCATCATATACCTCCATAACCATAAGgtatacatacgaacatacgaattaagagcaggagtaggccattcagctcctcgagcctgctctgccatttgataagatcatggctgatctgattgtgatgtctacctactataacctttgactcccttgttaatcaggaatctatctaactctgccttaaaaaatattcaatgaccctgcctccaagtGTACAagtaaatggggggagggggaagagaaagggcatgtttttttttaaaaacatacgtTTAAGAACATGACATCCAGATTGAGAAGATTATTCACCCCATTTAGACCACTCTATCCAAAATCTATGTAGGATTATTTCCCCTCCACACATCTGTGATCCCTGACTCTCGAGAATGCTACTTTTCCAGGGGGGGAAATCAGTGCTGTTAATATTTCTGTAATCCTCAATATCCAGTAGATATTGATCCAGCTCCCATTCAAAGTTGACAATTGACTCCGTATCAACCCCTTTCTTGGGCTCTCTTCCACATGTCCACTACCCTGTTTTTTTTCTAATCTCTAACCTTGCTTGACATTTGAACTTGTGCCCTACAGTTCAAGCTCATTGTCCAAATTAAATACTATGCTTATTTCACCTTTCTATACCTTTTTTGCTATTTTAAAGACCTGATTACATCTCCTGTCTTTTTTTGTGCACTGAAAATAAACTTAGTTGCTTAAGCATTTCTTCGTAACTTAGTCCTCCAATCGTGGAATCATCATAGTTATTTTCTCAAAATTGTAATGCCAGGCTGGATCCGCCTTAGTGTGTAGGGTGAGCAGAATAGAAGATGTCTGCTCTTGTCGCCTGGCAGGATTTTTCTGACTGCTTGCCTATGCTTTGAGCATTGGTTTGTGCTTAGTTGACCCTTGAAAACCAACATGCAGTGTCCTACCATAGGATGCCTTCTGTGACTGCTGGATAATGCATGATGTCAGTGTGTTGATTTCTGGACCATACCATTTTAgcttaattttattttattacttctgtatttttttaaagaaaacagtTTGGATGGGCAATCCCCTCCTTAAACCTTTAGTAGTATTGACCGTTTTAAAAGGAGGTACCTGATGCACTTTTATCTAATGCCACCAGCCTACTACAATATTAGACCCTTCCATGCCCTACCCATGTTTACTGTTACCTGTTCTTGCATGCATGCATCACCCTACGTTTATCAACATTAAAATCCACCTACTGTATCACAATCACTCGAAGTATCTTTTAATAAAGAAAGGTAGGCAACGTTTAAATTGCAGTGGATATGGCAATAATAGCAGCGCCACTAGAAGAGATGGTATCAGTCCAGGTTTGTAGGTTCGAGCCCTATACCAAAACTTGGTCATGAAGCAGGCATGCATTACATTTACAAACTCAGATTCTGAATCACTTGGATACTTCccatttatatttggttgattGAAGTCCTCTATTCATATAACTTTTCCATTTTCATATATCCTTTTCATCTCTTCACAGAGCAAATGGTCTTTATTCAAACCTGGTGGTCTGTAGCATATCCCTACAGTTAGCTTTGACTTTT
The nucleotide sequence above comes from Heptranchias perlo isolate sHepPer1 chromosome 10, sHepPer1.hap1, whole genome shotgun sequence. Encoded proteins:
- the lin52 gene encoding protein lin-52 homolog isoform X2, coding for MASPSAGTDLEQSLLSFEKLDRASPDLWPEQMPGVAEFAASFKSPITSSPPKWMAELEKDDIDMLKELGSLTTANLMEKVRGLQNLAYQLGLDESREMTRGKFLNILERPKK
- the lin52 gene encoding protein lin-52 homolog isoform X1; this encodes MASPSAGTDLEQSLLSFEKLDRASPDLWPEQMPGVAEFAASFKSPITSSPPKWMAELEKDDIDMLKELGSLTTANLMEKVRGLQNLAYQLGLDECVNQKRWASHPAREMTRGKFLNILERPKK